From a region of the Mytilus galloprovincialis chromosome 3, xbMytGall1.hap1.1, whole genome shotgun sequence genome:
- the LOC143067472 gene encoding calpain-5-like isoform X2 — translation MVLGLFDSAVPYKDQHYNKLKKQCISKGELFVDPVFPPDSKSLFYSKVEKDIVWKRPGEISHDPKFFVEGASFDDFSQGSLGNCWFVAACACLTADRKLLTKVVPDIDKQEWSEDNKYSGIFHFRFWRCGTWTDVVIDDYLPTKGGRLIFVQSKARNEFWSALLEKAYAKLFGNYESLVAGRPRDALVDITGGVGELLSLDTYKTEAQKLELFDILHESVEQRSLMSASIAASANEMEAELDVGLVKGHAYSVTAVRDIKLGTGLFSVFNAERIHMVRCRNPWGGTEWKGAWSDGSAEWKKVSSGQKKDIGLTVEDNGEFWMSYEDFVKYFNHVDICHVMNTSFFSLSKTWSEAVGVGQWKKPDRCGGSASSPNFLKNPQYVFDIKGQEDDLWISLEQEDKSRLDKDKGGKNESVGAVLIKVDENREFRIHDMMKIVHQSTYTSARSLLSRIQIKKGRYCVIPSTFDEGSESHYALRLYSSGNTNFKELLYEEPQSPKCGFICKPKIAATQITVISARGLKAVDKLGSSDPFCIIKCDGYKEHTNVVKKNTSPDWGERFTFYHKKPDKDIIVEVWDHNIIRDTFLGVCTVSMSAEKRNKYKEDAAFDFPLYGKGKEANVQKDGKLKLKIWHTKEMELV, via the exons ATGGTGTTGGGTTTGTTTGATTCTGCAGTTCCATATAAAGACCAGCATTATAACAAACTTAAAAAGCAATGCATTAGTAAAGGAGAATTGTTTGTTGATCCAGTATTCCCCCCTGACAGTAAATCATTGTTCTACAGCAAAGTTGAAAAGGATATAGTGTGGAAAAGACCAGGT GAAATTTCCCATGATCCCAAATTTTTTGTGGAAGGAGccagttttgatgatttttcacAAGGAAGTCTGGGTAATTGCTGGTTTGTTGCAGCTTGTGCTTGTCTTACAGCTGATAGAAAACTTTTAACAAAG GTAGTTCCAGACATAGATAAACAAGAGTGGTCAGAAGACAACAAATATAGTGGTATATTTCACTTTAGATTTTGGAGATGTGGGACCTGGACAGATGTTGTTATAGATGATTACTTACCAACAAAAGGAGGTCGTCTTATCTTTGTACAGTCTAAAGCAAGAAATGAATTCTGGTCAGCTCTGCTTGAAAAAGCTTATGCAAA GTTATTTGGAAACTATGAGTCCCTGGTGGCAGGACGACCAAGAGATGCTTTAGTTGATATAACAGGAGGTGTTGGAGAACTTCTAAGTTTAGATACCTATAAAACTGAAGCACAGAAATTggaattgtttgatattttacatGAATCTGTAGAACAGAGATCTCTAATGAGTGCCTCCATTGCT GCATCAGCCAATGAAATGGAAGCAGAGTTAGATGTAGGTTTAGTGAAGGGACATGCTTACAGTGTAACGGCTGTCAGGGACATAAAACTAGGAACAGGACTCTTCTCTGTCTTCAATGCAGAAAGAATACATATGGTGCGATGTAGAAATCCTTGGGGTGGCACAGAGTGGAAGGGAGCTTGGAGTGATGG GTCAGCAGAGTGGAAAAAGGTCAGTTCTGGACAGAAAAAAGATATTGGACTAACAGTAGAAGACAATGGTGAATTTTG GATGTCATACGAAGATTTTGTGAAGTATTTTAACCATGTGGATATTTGCCATGTAATGAACACCTCTTTCTTCTCTCTGTCAAAGACGTGGTCAGAAGCAGTAGGTGTTGGTCAGTGGAAAAAGCCAGATAGATGTGGTGGATCAGCAAGTTCTCCAAACTTTCTTAAAAATCCTCAG TATGTGTTTGACATTAAAGGACAGGAAGATGATTTATGGATTTCCCTAGAACAAGAAGATAAAAGTCGATTAGATAAAGATAAAGGAGGCAAAAATGAATCAGTTGGAGCTGTGTTGATTAAG GTAGATGAAAACAGAGAGTTCAGAATACATGATATGATGAAGATAGTACATCAGAGTACATATACCTCAGCACGAAGTTTGTTGTCAAGGATACAGATAAAGAAAGGTCGTTACTGTGTTATTCCCTCTACATTTGATGAGGGGAGTGAGTCCCATTACGCATTGAGATTATACTCCAGTGGAAACACAAATTTCAA AGAGTTATTATATGAAGAGCCACAATCACCTAAATGTGGATTTATATGTAAGCCAAAGATAGCTGCTACACAGATTACTGTTATTTCTGCAAGGGGATTGAAAGCTGTAGATAAGTTAGGCA GTTCTGATCCATTCTGTATCATTAAATGTGATGGTTATAAAGAACACACAAATGTAGTCAAGAAAAATACAAGTCCTGATTGGGGAGAGAGATttacattttatcataaaaagcCAGATAAAGATATTATTGTAGAG GTATGGGATCACAACATTATAAGAGACACTTTTCTAGGCGTGTGTACAGTATCTATGTCAgcagaaaaaagaaacaaatataaagaAGATGCAGCATTTGATTTTCCATTGTATGGTAAAGGGAAAGAAGCCAATGTTCAAAAAGATGGAAAGTTAAAGTTAAAGATTTGGCACACAAAAGAAATGGAACTTGTCTAG
- the LOC143067472 gene encoding calpain-5-like isoform X1 — MRSMVLGLFDSAVPYKDQHYNKLKKQCISKGELFVDPVFPPDSKSLFYSKVEKDIVWKRPGEISHDPKFFVEGASFDDFSQGSLGNCWFVAACACLTADRKLLTKVVPDIDKQEWSEDNKYSGIFHFRFWRCGTWTDVVIDDYLPTKGGRLIFVQSKARNEFWSALLEKAYAKLFGNYESLVAGRPRDALVDITGGVGELLSLDTYKTEAQKLELFDILHESVEQRSLMSASIAASANEMEAELDVGLVKGHAYSVTAVRDIKLGTGLFSVFNAERIHMVRCRNPWGGTEWKGAWSDGSAEWKKVSSGQKKDIGLTVEDNGEFWMSYEDFVKYFNHVDICHVMNTSFFSLSKTWSEAVGVGQWKKPDRCGGSASSPNFLKNPQYVFDIKGQEDDLWISLEQEDKSRLDKDKGGKNESVGAVLIKVDENREFRIHDMMKIVHQSTYTSARSLLSRIQIKKGRYCVIPSTFDEGSESHYALRLYSSGNTNFKELLYEEPQSPKCGFICKPKIAATQITVISARGLKAVDKLGSSDPFCIIKCDGYKEHTNVVKKNTSPDWGERFTFYHKKPDKDIIVEVWDHNIIRDTFLGVCTVSMSAEKRNKYKEDAAFDFPLYGKGKEANVQKDGKLKLKIWHTKEMELV, encoded by the exons ATGCGCAG CATGGTGTTGGGTTTGTTTGATTCTGCAGTTCCATATAAAGACCAGCATTATAACAAACTTAAAAAGCAATGCATTAGTAAAGGAGAATTGTTTGTTGATCCAGTATTCCCCCCTGACAGTAAATCATTGTTCTACAGCAAAGTTGAAAAGGATATAGTGTGGAAAAGACCAGGT GAAATTTCCCATGATCCCAAATTTTTTGTGGAAGGAGccagttttgatgatttttcacAAGGAAGTCTGGGTAATTGCTGGTTTGTTGCAGCTTGTGCTTGTCTTACAGCTGATAGAAAACTTTTAACAAAG GTAGTTCCAGACATAGATAAACAAGAGTGGTCAGAAGACAACAAATATAGTGGTATATTTCACTTTAGATTTTGGAGATGTGGGACCTGGACAGATGTTGTTATAGATGATTACTTACCAACAAAAGGAGGTCGTCTTATCTTTGTACAGTCTAAAGCAAGAAATGAATTCTGGTCAGCTCTGCTTGAAAAAGCTTATGCAAA GTTATTTGGAAACTATGAGTCCCTGGTGGCAGGACGACCAAGAGATGCTTTAGTTGATATAACAGGAGGTGTTGGAGAACTTCTAAGTTTAGATACCTATAAAACTGAAGCACAGAAATTggaattgtttgatattttacatGAATCTGTAGAACAGAGATCTCTAATGAGTGCCTCCATTGCT GCATCAGCCAATGAAATGGAAGCAGAGTTAGATGTAGGTTTAGTGAAGGGACATGCTTACAGTGTAACGGCTGTCAGGGACATAAAACTAGGAACAGGACTCTTCTCTGTCTTCAATGCAGAAAGAATACATATGGTGCGATGTAGAAATCCTTGGGGTGGCACAGAGTGGAAGGGAGCTTGGAGTGATGG GTCAGCAGAGTGGAAAAAGGTCAGTTCTGGACAGAAAAAAGATATTGGACTAACAGTAGAAGACAATGGTGAATTTTG GATGTCATACGAAGATTTTGTGAAGTATTTTAACCATGTGGATATTTGCCATGTAATGAACACCTCTTTCTTCTCTCTGTCAAAGACGTGGTCAGAAGCAGTAGGTGTTGGTCAGTGGAAAAAGCCAGATAGATGTGGTGGATCAGCAAGTTCTCCAAACTTTCTTAAAAATCCTCAG TATGTGTTTGACATTAAAGGACAGGAAGATGATTTATGGATTTCCCTAGAACAAGAAGATAAAAGTCGATTAGATAAAGATAAAGGAGGCAAAAATGAATCAGTTGGAGCTGTGTTGATTAAG GTAGATGAAAACAGAGAGTTCAGAATACATGATATGATGAAGATAGTACATCAGAGTACATATACCTCAGCACGAAGTTTGTTGTCAAGGATACAGATAAAGAAAGGTCGTTACTGTGTTATTCCCTCTACATTTGATGAGGGGAGTGAGTCCCATTACGCATTGAGATTATACTCCAGTGGAAACACAAATTTCAA AGAGTTATTATATGAAGAGCCACAATCACCTAAATGTGGATTTATATGTAAGCCAAAGATAGCTGCTACACAGATTACTGTTATTTCTGCAAGGGGATTGAAAGCTGTAGATAAGTTAGGCA GTTCTGATCCATTCTGTATCATTAAATGTGATGGTTATAAAGAACACACAAATGTAGTCAAGAAAAATACAAGTCCTGATTGGGGAGAGAGATttacattttatcataaaaagcCAGATAAAGATATTATTGTAGAG GTATGGGATCACAACATTATAAGAGACACTTTTCTAGGCGTGTGTACAGTATCTATGTCAgcagaaaaaagaaacaaatataaagaAGATGCAGCATTTGATTTTCCATTGTATGGTAAAGGGAAAGAAGCCAATGTTCAAAAAGATGGAAAGTTAAAGTTAAAGATTTGGCACACAAAAGAAATGGAACTTGTCTAG